One window of the Aquila chrysaetos chrysaetos chromosome 8, bAquChr1.4, whole genome shotgun sequence genome contains the following:
- the CEP68 gene encoding centrosomal protein of 68 kDa isoform X6: MERTVFNITLNLMWHLLKNKERAQGLAASCRRSSVPMAVDVGKSPSEASLSGKAEGDGRWDCAEVETDYPELVDSLCQLLGAEEAKPCSQGTESMAMSGRSRLATSVTQGGSSYRQEVSSASTSRFPRDRASLSETEMLIYRAVDGDVPHHVSHRFLSPEEQQVKASGCWEPASSPPSQRGSAEESILAGSCHDARAGQWSRRLAAQSPLSTPEVLRPPTSPSPESALRSHSTSSLSALSSEENGLSEEPAQSMPASADVSSPAGTATRDLCCWWAAAEGRAPRARKLFSPLLDDCTTVERIREMSSYQANYWACAIPDSLPPSPDRRSPHWNPNKEYEDLLDYAYPLKPRYKLGKMPEPFLHDSGIGLDSFSVSPEGTSRSTSIYGRGGQAQGSGENGRWGFVASADRFSTPGPGKRGRLGAGSYYEPLPIAKASFAKSASSRPSRDSAKDVTTESAKPGSSGRPAADGRSWCTRGSPFPNYSGQAKSTSSFLPTTGVLPLKKEWEGDEEFLSLPPRLQELERLAQFLSNLALTIRMPGHDHRNLPRHSDGRQPLSSELAPFGEVGARDKRGNIEDYAGLWHSCSSQKPSWEDTESCGRIHRDPLRGLHVPTGLGGTLDGTYLNEPRVKGHLKKSQEGESLAQCVKMFCCQLEELIRWLYNVADITDSWVPASLDAESVKASLHRYLEFRKDVANHRSLTESVLERGEALLDCMALNSPALKDTLGLIAKQSEELESHAEHLYESVLAAVSPMQGEDGMEDKGVQQTAAQWVLPLSDLGFVSQSRDG, from the exons ATGGAGAGAACGGTGTTCAACATCACTTTGAATTTAATGTGGcatcttcttaaaaataaagag AGAGCCCAAGGCTTGGCAGCATCTTGCAGAAGAAGTTCTGTCCCCATGGCCGTGGATGTGGGAAAATCACCTTCTGAAGCCTCACTGAGTGGGAAGGCTGAAGGCGATGGTAGGTGGGACTGCGCAGAGGTGGAGACAGACTACCCGGAGCTAGTGGACAGCCTGTGCCAGCTTTTAGGGGCAGAGGAAGCCAAGCCGTGCTCGCAAGGGACGGAGAGCATGGCAATGAGTGGACGCAGTCGCTTGGCCACCAGTGTTACCCAGGGAGGTTCGAGCTACCGCCAAGAAGTGTCTTCAGCATCCACATCCAGATTTCCCAGAGACAGAGCAAGCCTCTCAGAGACAGAGATGTTAATTTATAGAGCTGTCGACGGCGATGTGCCTCATCATGTTAGCCACCGGTTCCTCTCCCCAGAAGAGCAGCAG GTGAAGGCATCAGGCTGTTGGGAGCCAGCATCCAGCCCTCCCAGCCAGCGCGGCTCTGCAGAGGAGAGCATCCTTGCTGGCAGCTGCCACGATGCCCGTGCCGGCCAGTGGAGCCGAAGGTTGGCAGCTCAATCACCATTATCCACCCCGGAGGTCCTGCGGCCCCCAacctcccccagccccgagAGTGCCCTGCGGAGCCACTCCACATCAAGCTTATCTGCTctgtcttcagaagaaaatggcCTCTCCGAAGAGCCGGCCCAAAGCATGCCGGCCAGCGCAGATGTGTCTTCTCCTGCAGGCACTGCCACCCGGGACCTGTGCTGTTGGTGggctgcagcagaaggcaggGCGCCACGGGCACGCAAGCTTTTCAGTCCTCTGCTTGATGACTGCACCACCGTGGAGCGCATCAGGGAGATGTCATCATACCAAGCCAATTACTGGGCATGTGCCATACCGGATTCATTACCCCCATCTCCAGACCGTCGTTCACCCCACTGGAACCCCAATAAAGAGTACGAGGACTTGCTGGATTATGCTTATCCGCTGAAGCCAAGATACAAGCTGGGAAAGATGCCGGAGCCTTTCCTTCACGATTCAGGAATAGGTCTGGacagcttttctgtttcccCTGAGGGCACATCAAGGTCCACCAGCATCTATGGCCGAGGTGGGCAGGCTCAGGGAAGTGGAGAAAATGGACGTTGGGGGTTCGTGGCCTCTGCAGACAGGTTCTCCACCCCAGGGCCTGGAAAAAGAGGCCGCTTAGGAGCTGGTTCATACTATGAACCTTTACCTATTGCAAAAGCATCTTTTGCAAAGAGTGCTTCCTCTCGTCCTTCTAGAGATTCTGCTAAGGATGTAACAACAGAGTCAGCTAAGCCAGGTTCATCTGGCCGCCCTGCTGCAGATGGGAGAAGCTGGTGCACCAGAGGGAGCCCCTTTCCAAACTACAGTGGGCAGGCGAAAAGCACTAGTAGTTTTTTACCTACAACAGGAGTGCTCCCCCTGAAGAAAGAGTGGGAGGGTGATGAAGaatttctctccctgcctccgAGACTGCAGGAGCTGGAAAGGCTGGCTCAGTTTTTGTCCAATCTTGCCTTAACTATAAGGATGCCTGGGCACGACCACCGAAACCTTCCACGTCACAGTGACGGCAGGCAGCCCCTTTCATCTGAGTTGGCTCCTTTTGGAGAAGTGGGTGCCAGGGACAAAAGAGGTAATATTGAGGATTATGCTGGGCTGTGGCACTCCTGCAGCTCTCAAAAGCCCAGCTGGGAAGACACTGAATCATGTGGCCGGATCCATAGGGATCCTCTGCGGGGGCTTCATGTACCGACCGGTCTCGGGGGCACATTGGATGGGACGTACCTAAATGAACCACGGGTCAAGGGGCATCTGAAGAAGAGCCAGGAGGGCGAGTCCCTTGCCCAGTGTGTTAAG ATGTTTTGCTGCCAGCTGGAAGAGCTAATTCGTTGGCTGTACAATGTCGCAGACATCACCGACAGCTGGGTCCCAGCCTCGCTGGACGCCGAGAGCGTGAAGGCATCGCTGCACCGCTACTTG GAGTTCAGGAAAGATGTGGCCAACCACCGGAGCCTGACGGAGAGCGtgctggagaggggagaagcTCTCCTTGACTGCATGGCATTGAATTCGCCAG ctctgaaaGACACGCTGGGTTTGATTGCAAAACAGTCAGAAGAGCTAGAAAGCCATGCGGAGCACTTGTACGAATCCGTTCTAGCTGCTGTGAGTCCCATGCAGGGTGAGGACGGGATGGAGGACAAGGGAGTGCAGCAGACAGCTGCTCAGTGG GTGCTGCCTCTATCAGACCTGGGCTTTGTTAGCCAGTCTCGGGATGGCTGA
- the CEP68 gene encoding centrosomal protein of 68 kDa isoform X5 has translation MAVDVGKSPSEASLSGKAEGDGRWDCAEVETDYPELVDSLCQLLGAEEAKPCSQGTESMAMSGRSRLATSVTQGGSSYRQEVSSASTSRFPRDRASLSETEMLIYRAVDGDVPHHVSHRFLSPEEQQVKASGCWEPASSPPSQRGSAEESILAGSCHDARAGQWSRRLAAQSPLSTPEVLRPPTSPSPESALRSHSTSSLSALSSEENGLSEEPAQSMPASADVSSPAGTATRDLCCWWAAAEGRAPRARKLFSPLLDDCTTVERIREMSSYQANYWACAIPDSLPPSPDRRSPHWNPNKEYEDLLDYAYPLKPRYKLGKMPEPFLHDSGIGLDSFSVSPEGTSRSTSIYGRGGQAQGSGENGRWGFVASADRFSTPGPGKRGRLGAGSYYEPLPIAKASFAKSASSRPSRDSAKDVTTESAKPGSSGRPAADGRSWCTRGSPFPNYSGQAKSTSSFLPTTGVLPLKKEWEGDEEFLSLPPRLQELERLAQFLSNLALTIRMPGHDHRNLPRHSDGRQPLSSELAPFGEVGARDKRGNIEDYAGLWHSCSSQKPSWEDTESCGRIHRDPLRGLHVPTGLGGTLDGTYLNEPRVKGHLKKSQEGESLAQCVKMFCCQLEELIRWLYNVADITDSWVPASLDAESVKASLHRYLEFRKDVANHRSLTESVLERGEALLDCMALNSPALKDTLGLIAKQSEELESHAEHLYESVLAAVSPMQGEDGMEDKGVQQTAAQWPKRRRKQGRSQNGCPIVFKCVSGEEQCDETQDRDESDGSSSEGPREPAVRSLSVRLEGSSGVHPAHTAALLKSLGQQREDGKGVLPLSDLGFVSQSRDG, from the exons ATGGCCGTGGATGTGGGAAAATCACCTTCTGAAGCCTCACTGAGTGGGAAGGCTGAAGGCGATGGTAGGTGGGACTGCGCAGAGGTGGAGACAGACTACCCGGAGCTAGTGGACAGCCTGTGCCAGCTTTTAGGGGCAGAGGAAGCCAAGCCGTGCTCGCAAGGGACGGAGAGCATGGCAATGAGTGGACGCAGTCGCTTGGCCACCAGTGTTACCCAGGGAGGTTCGAGCTACCGCCAAGAAGTGTCTTCAGCATCCACATCCAGATTTCCCAGAGACAGAGCAAGCCTCTCAGAGACAGAGATGTTAATTTATAGAGCTGTCGACGGCGATGTGCCTCATCATGTTAGCCACCGGTTCCTCTCCCCAGAAGAGCAGCAG GTGAAGGCATCAGGCTGTTGGGAGCCAGCATCCAGCCCTCCCAGCCAGCGCGGCTCTGCAGAGGAGAGCATCCTTGCTGGCAGCTGCCACGATGCCCGTGCCGGCCAGTGGAGCCGAAGGTTGGCAGCTCAATCACCATTATCCACCCCGGAGGTCCTGCGGCCCCCAacctcccccagccccgagAGTGCCCTGCGGAGCCACTCCACATCAAGCTTATCTGCTctgtcttcagaagaaaatggcCTCTCCGAAGAGCCGGCCCAAAGCATGCCGGCCAGCGCAGATGTGTCTTCTCCTGCAGGCACTGCCACCCGGGACCTGTGCTGTTGGTGggctgcagcagaaggcaggGCGCCACGGGCACGCAAGCTTTTCAGTCCTCTGCTTGATGACTGCACCACCGTGGAGCGCATCAGGGAGATGTCATCATACCAAGCCAATTACTGGGCATGTGCCATACCGGATTCATTACCCCCATCTCCAGACCGTCGTTCACCCCACTGGAACCCCAATAAAGAGTACGAGGACTTGCTGGATTATGCTTATCCGCTGAAGCCAAGATACAAGCTGGGAAAGATGCCGGAGCCTTTCCTTCACGATTCAGGAATAGGTCTGGacagcttttctgtttcccCTGAGGGCACATCAAGGTCCACCAGCATCTATGGCCGAGGTGGGCAGGCTCAGGGAAGTGGAGAAAATGGACGTTGGGGGTTCGTGGCCTCTGCAGACAGGTTCTCCACCCCAGGGCCTGGAAAAAGAGGCCGCTTAGGAGCTGGTTCATACTATGAACCTTTACCTATTGCAAAAGCATCTTTTGCAAAGAGTGCTTCCTCTCGTCCTTCTAGAGATTCTGCTAAGGATGTAACAACAGAGTCAGCTAAGCCAGGTTCATCTGGCCGCCCTGCTGCAGATGGGAGAAGCTGGTGCACCAGAGGGAGCCCCTTTCCAAACTACAGTGGGCAGGCGAAAAGCACTAGTAGTTTTTTACCTACAACAGGAGTGCTCCCCCTGAAGAAAGAGTGGGAGGGTGATGAAGaatttctctccctgcctccgAGACTGCAGGAGCTGGAAAGGCTGGCTCAGTTTTTGTCCAATCTTGCCTTAACTATAAGGATGCCTGGGCACGACCACCGAAACCTTCCACGTCACAGTGACGGCAGGCAGCCCCTTTCATCTGAGTTGGCTCCTTTTGGAGAAGTGGGTGCCAGGGACAAAAGAGGTAATATTGAGGATTATGCTGGGCTGTGGCACTCCTGCAGCTCTCAAAAGCCCAGCTGGGAAGACACTGAATCATGTGGCCGGATCCATAGGGATCCTCTGCGGGGGCTTCATGTACCGACCGGTCTCGGGGGCACATTGGATGGGACGTACCTAAATGAACCACGGGTCAAGGGGCATCTGAAGAAGAGCCAGGAGGGCGAGTCCCTTGCCCAGTGTGTTAAG ATGTTTTGCTGCCAGCTGGAAGAGCTAATTCGTTGGCTGTACAATGTCGCAGACATCACCGACAGCTGGGTCCCAGCCTCGCTGGACGCCGAGAGCGTGAAGGCATCGCTGCACCGCTACTTG GAGTTCAGGAAAGATGTGGCCAACCACCGGAGCCTGACGGAGAGCGtgctggagaggggagaagcTCTCCTTGACTGCATGGCATTGAATTCGCCAG ctctgaaaGACACGCTGGGTTTGATTGCAAAACAGTCAGAAGAGCTAGAAAGCCATGCGGAGCACTTGTACGAATCCGTTCTAGCTGCTGTGAGTCCCATGCAGGGTGAGGACGGGATGGAGGACAAGGGAGTGCAGCAGACAGCTGCTCAGTGG cctaaaagaagaagaaagcaagggCGATCTCAAAATGGATGTCCCATCGTCTTTAAATGTGTGTCAGGGGAAGAGCAGTGTGATGAAACCCAAGATCGTGATGAGAGCGATGGCAGCTCCTCGGAGGGACCCAGGGAGCCAGCAGTCAGGTCGCTGTCAGTCAGGCTGGAGGGATCATCAGGAGTCCATCCGGCACACACAGCTGCTCTACTGAAATCACTTGGACAGCAGAGGGAAGATGGGAAaggg GTGCTGCCTCTATCAGACCTGGGCTTTGTTAGCCAGTCTCGGGATGGCTGA